The sequence below is a genomic window from Dioscorea cayenensis subsp. rotundata cultivar TDr96_F1 chromosome 6, TDr96_F1_v2_PseudoChromosome.rev07_lg8_w22 25.fasta, whole genome shotgun sequence.
TGAATTCATACCTATGAAACCTTATTTTCTTGACAATGGGATTGTTTATGAGACATCTTGTACAGGAACCCCCCAACAAAATGGGCGTGTTGAACGCAAACATCAACATATATTGAATGTTGGGTGGGCTTTAATGTTTCAAGCAAATCTACCAATCCAATTTTGGGGTGAGTGCATTTTAGCCGCCGGTTATCTTATCAATCGCACTCCATCTCTTGTATTGGATGGCAAAACTCCTTTTGAGCTTATTTATGGTGCACCACCTTCCTATAATCATTTTCGTACATTTGGGTGTTTATGTTATGTGCATAACCAAAGAAGCAAGGGGGATAAGTTTGCAAGTCGAAGTCGTCGATGTGTGTTTGTCGGATATCCTTATGGCAAAAAAGGGTGGTATGTGTATGATTTGGATACAAATGAGTATTTTATATCCCGAGATGTTGTTTTCTCTGAAAATGAATTTCCTTACTCACATGCAACAACTGCATCTAATAGTGCATTGGAAAATACTACAACATGTGATAATAGCAATGAGTTTGTTGTTTCCACTCTTGATGAGCATGGTGCACCCTGTTGGAGATGGTGATTTCGACTACGTAAAACAAATGGTACACAAGGGAGCAATGAACAAGCTACTATTGAAGATAATTCCTCGCGACATGGGGGCATAATTCACTCGTGATTCTAAAAAGTGATGATGAGCTTCTTGGAAGAGGACATCGTGCCAAGCAACGATCTGTCTTACTTCGTGATTTTGTTAGTCATACTGTCCAAAAATTGAGCCCCTCCTCTTCTAGTTCACTCAATCCAAGATCATCCTCAGGTGCGCCTTATCCTATAGCACGTTATATGAACTGTGATAAGTTTTCCATGCAACATCGATCGTTCTTGGCAGCTATTACTACAGGTGTTGAGCCCATCACTTACTCTGAAGCAGTTAAACATGCATAGTGGCGTGATGCTATGCAAAAAGAAATGCAAGCTCTTGAGGACAATGGAACTTGGAGTCTTGAACCACTTCCTCTTGGAATGAAACCAGTTGGATGTAAGTGGGTCTTTTCGGATCAAATATAATTCCGATGGCACCATTGAGCGCCACAAAGCTCGCTTGGTTATCTTTTGGCAACAAACAAATTGAAGGAATCGATTACAATGAAACTTTCGCCTCCCGTGGCTAAAATGACCACAGTCAGCGTGTTTTTTTCTTGCCGCTGCACCTGTCCGTGAATCGGCATATTCATCGGATGGATGTTCACAACGCTTTTTCTTCATGGTGACTTGGCGAGACCGCTTTATATGCGTCCCTCCTCCCCGGCTTTTTCTCCCTCACAACCTGGTCTTGTGTGTCGCCTCCGCAAATCACTGTATGGTCTTAAGCAAGCTCCTCGTTGTTGGTTTGCGAAGCTGGAGGGAGCCTTGCGTGAGTACGGTTTTGTTCAGTCTTACACTGATTATTCTCTTTTCACATTGCATCAAGGATCCGTTCAATTGCATGTTCTGGTATAtgttaatgatttaattatatctgGTAATGACCTTGAAGTTATTCAGGATTTTAAATCTTATCTTAGTGCTTACTTCCATATGAAGGATCTTGGTGTTCTCAAGTATTTTCTTGGCCTTGAGGTGGCTCGGAATTCTGATGGCATATATTTGTGTCAACGTAAATACGCGTTGGATATAATCTCAGAGGCCGGTCTTTTAGGCGCAAAGCCTGTTAGTATTCCTCTtgatcaaaatcataatttggCTTTATCCACTAGTTCATTCCTTGATAATCCTGAGTGTTATAGACGCTTGGTTGGGCGTCTCATTTATTTGTCAGTTACACGTCCTGATCTTTCTTATTCTGTTCATGTGTTGGCTCAATTCCTACAACAACCTAGACTTGAGCATTGGGAGGCAGCACTTCGTGTTGTTCGCTATCTGAAGGGACATCCGGGCCAAGGTATTTTACTTCGTGCCGACTCTGATTTATGGCTCTCAGGATGGTGTGATTCTGACTGGGCTCGCCGCCTGCTAACCCGACGCTCACTCACCCGGTTGGTTTGTTCTTCTTGGTCACTCTCCTATTTCATGGAAAACTAAGAAGCAACATACGGTCTCTCGTTCCTTCGCCGAAGCTGAGTATCGTTCAATGGCAACAACCACATGTGAATTGAAATGGTTAAAAGCACTCGCTCTTAGTCTTGAGTTTATCATTCTCAACCCATGCGCCTTCATTGTGATAGTCAAGCGACCTTACACATTCGTCGCTAATCCGCTCTTTCACGAGCGCACTAAAACATATCGAAGTAGATTGTCATTTTGTTCGGGATGAGATTCAACGTGGTCACATCCAGCCCAACCCTATGTGTCCACGCTCACGCAACTTGCGTACATTTTTTTACTAAGGCCTTAGGCAAGTCTCAATTTGATTACCTTTCTTATGCAAGTTGGGCATTAATGACTTGCATGCTCCAACTTAAGAAAGGGGGGGGTGTTGAGTATATATCTATAGTATATAGCTATAGTTtctgtaaatatatttttccttgatATAGATTTATTTAGTTTCCTTCTCTGTAGGATGGTTACCATATTTTGGgagattgatttgttttcttgttcatatctattgtaatatatatgaaACCAAAAATCAATGAAGAGATAAGTTTTTCCCTTCAAAGTTCTTGTCAgagaccaattcgggtattatacgcataaaaatagataattgaATAtactccatttttttatttgtcacattttggagttttttttggtttttttaacttgttatattaaaaattttgtacagtattaaataattttttacaaatttatcctttaatttaatgtatttttacaattttcaatcaatcacaatcaactaagcattaaatcATATCCTCTACCATATACTTCATTTGGTGGAGTTTTAAATAGTAtagattttgaaaaataataaatttttttaataaaatataattactaattaatttcaATCAGTTTTTTTAGTTAGGATGAATTAGATAAATGtgacatgtaaaaaaaaaaaaacatttggagTATACAGAAGAGACCtgtattttatggatttttttacaTCATCCAGAGGtgtaaacaatgaaatgaacacACATTTATAAATACTGTTGAGTGTGATGTACAGTACAAAAATAGAATACACAGTTTTTCGCATCATAATCATTTGATCAATAGGTTTTTTCAATCACATGCGTCAAACCTTATTTGGggcatgaaatttttttcaaagaataatagaaaaaaaaaatactattggGTTCAAACAGGGAACACTCAAACCCGTTAACATTCTTTAACAAAAAAATGACTGCTATCGGATTCCTAACCCGAGACCCTTCAACCCGTTAAGAAAGCGGTTTTCAAAAACCCAGACCAATGGGTTCCAGACCCGAAATCCATAAACCCGTTAAAGAAAGCGGGTTTTTAAAACAAAGCTATCGGGTTCCAAACCCGAAATCCGCAAACCCGTTAACGTTCGTTTTTCAAATTTAGATCACCATCGTCACTGCGcgccgagagagagagagagagagagagcttgcAGTCATGGAATCCACCGGCGAAGGAGGCGGCGGAGGAGGAGCGCTAGGGTTTACAGAGATCGAGACAACAGCGGAGGCGTTGGGGCGAGATGAGATTGCCCACATTGTCAAGGAAATCCTTGGATTCGTCCTCTACATGCATCGCCAGATCCCATCGTGAGCAATCTTTATCCTTCCAACTCGATCTATGATGATCCATTtccccccctttttttttttttggtttcatGACGATCGATTTGTAGGGTTTTGCAGAATCTCGAGAAGGAGTTCGATGCCCTAAAAGAAGAACACAAGGTGGGTTTGGtatccatcttcttcttcttcttcttcttcttcttcttcattggtTGATCGTCTGAATTGTTGATTGataggaagaggaggaggagatggtggTGGGATCTGAAGAATTGAGAGGGGCTTGGAGGAGAAAGCAAAATTGGAGGAAAAGAGAGGTGAAAAGAGGGATAAAGAGGTTGGGGAAGCTGATGAACAGTGTATCGAGCTTGATTTCAGGGTTCCGAGAAGCGATTGATAGAGTCCCGGAGATTCAGAGCGTAGCGTTGGTTCTGGGAGGGAGTGTCCTGCGGCCTCGATGCGTCTACGAATTGGAAGTCTCGAGCGTGGGATTTGATTCTTGTGGACCTAGAGATTCCAGCAAAACCAAACTCGCTCAAGCTCTTTCTCGAAAGGTTggttctttctctctctctctctctctcgttgtggaatttatttatttattttttaattaaaatgacagATTTTTTTAAGGAGAAATGTGAATTTGaacaaatgttttcttttttttaaaaaaaaattattttctgtatttttttaggaaaaaaaaaattatttcctgTATTTTGTTAGGGATTAATGCAAACATAAACAAGCAAACCAgcaagaaaatttgcaaattttgctctgcatatatatatttatatatatacaattgagCACAATATAGATTTGGGTgatatagcttttttttttggttttttaaaagttaatataattctAATAGAAATAGAGTTAAATGGTTTAAATTGATTGAAATACTGTACATCTAATCTTTTACTGTACTATCATTCataagtaatattttaaaaaaaaagtgaacaaCAATTGGATAATTGTATGATcacatttaagtttttgtttttttttaaaaaaataatttgctttCAATTTTCACATTATTATTGCTGttaaattaatgtaataatgataattaaaaaaaaaaaggtaaacaGTATTTGAAAATATACATTTTACTTCAATTTTGATCATAGatttgtatgtgtatatatattggtgTATTTCTTCACTTTTGATTTGTCATGATAAGAActgattttattatatatttgattagTGGTTTATGGGAAAATTGTTTGATTCTTTTTGGGGAAACTAATATTAGTATCAAATTGTATTACTTAATTCCTGTATAATCATAATGTCCTTTTATCTGAATAAGCTAAAATTGGGAAGATGTGTCATTTGGTTATGGAATAAATGTTATTAAATAATCCAATGTCAATTTACAACTTCCAAAATTAAATCactcttaaaataaaatttccaaagCAAACTTTTATGGCCAGTTACATAAATCTTAATTTTGTGCTAATAACATTTTTGAGCAGGCAATCAGAGCTTTGATATCAAATGGGAGCAGGCAGTTCTTCCTACTTAGGTCAGTATTAACCATGGCTAATCTTTTCAAATGCTTTCCATTGTTGATAATTCTCTCCTTTACAGGTCCTACTAAGTTGTATCTAATGGTTAAATGTTCTTCAACATTCAATTTGCCGATGCATTTCCTACCAAAGCGTGATTTCAAGTACCCGAAGAAGGTAAACCCTAAACCCCGAACTCTTAACTACTTATAAACTGGTCAAGCTGAGATCTTTATTTGCTGCTGTAATATAGGTGGTACCATTCAAACTGCATATTAAATGTAAGACTAGTTCGATTGATTGTGACCAAAATGAAATAATCTGGTATGTAAtcactccattttttttttccattcaattttccaccatttttattttaaacacaGCACATGagacttgtttttctttcctaAGGTTCCAATGTAAACATGCAATCAAGGGAATACCTTGCAATGTTCCACCAGAAGGATGAGATTCTCATGTGATTTTCAACTTCACAAAAAGATTTAACCTGGATGTTGTAAAAGGCATGGTCACAATTTGAGAATCAACAAGATTGTGAcaaattccaaaaattaaagatttaaCCTAGAAGTTACATGGATGATTTTTACTTGCTCATGTTTTGCACTAAATTGTGACAGTTTTGCGTTGCTAACAAAGTGCGGTGATGTGTTATGTAGTTTGTGCTCATTAATCATGTACTTAAAGCTCAATATGAGAAGAATATGAACAGATGAATTGGATtggatataaataaatgaaaacaagaatcCAGTGTTTTATTGAAATGCAAAAAATTGCATCAAGAAACCTGTTCTATCGTTCTTCTATTGTTTTCTAACTTAagcttttactttattttctcCCAATCCAGACAAATCTTAGACATACAAAATCACAAGTAAAAAACCCAACAGGGTGTTTGGATAAAGATTAAAGATGGATTGAATCTAGGCATGAAAAAGGCTTTATTCCTTCCCATATTTGGGAGAGAAATGCGGTGAGAAATTGAATTAAGgagactttaaaaaaatattgacagTTTTATCTTTAATTCCACATGAATGATAGACATTGATTACAACTCTAAACAATAAATACCACCCTCAAAATGACAAAATAACAGAATGAAAAGATGAAGATTCAAAATTCTAGAACTCACAAGCTATAGAACGGGGTTAGGAGCCAAAGATGAAAGAGGAACATTGATGAACCTCCAATTTCAAGTTTTGGTTGTGGATGATAGagaagagtaaataaaaaaggGATGTAATATGAGAAAGGCGCAAAAGTAATTTTTCTATACCCCTTAATCCGAATTAAGTTACTCCTAGGATGGGGTGGAAGTAGTTTAATCCGGCAAAATTTTCAGGATTAAAGAGGATTTAGAGGATTAAATCACCCCTCAATCCTCCATCCAAAAAGGTCACAAATGTATATAACATGTCACGACACCATGGAACACATTTTATTATGCAACAACATCATCAAGAAATTTAAATCATGCCAACACATAAATTCCTCATTAAGGAACAAATTTATCGTATGGGAAATGAAATAATGCATGCACATGGATTTGAGTTTGACCCAAGGGTACATACGCACAAACTAAATAAACCTAGGGGTACACacaattttgaaatttctatGGCTACACATGCAATTTCATGTTATTTTGGGCAGTATACAAGCGAAATTTTCTAATTTCTaccaatatcaatatatatgcATCTTATACTCATCATTCAATGAATACCTTTCCACAACTCAAGCCTACAAAAGGCCTAGGGAACACAACTCAATATTTGGACAAAGCACTTCTTTATAGCATTCTAGATAGTAACAATCCAGATAGTAACAATCTGAACATGAGAGGCATTTGGTACTATATTCGACATTAAAAGAGCATGATACTTCCTTCTCTCAATCCGACAAGATTCAGGGGCATCATACTTACGTTTCCTTATCTCAATCCAACTCGAGCATTTGAAGACTATGTTCCTAATCTCAAACATATAAGACCCACAACACTTTACTCAACATTCAAAGATCATGTTTCCTCGACGCTAACCTATGTGATGTAAAACACCAAACCCAACATTCAAAAAGAATGTTTCCTCATCTGAAGCCTCCAAGACTAATGCCACTATACTCAACATTCAAAGAGTTTGCTTCCTCATCTCATTCCCACAAGACTTACAAACTATACTACATATGCAAAGAGTAAATCTCCTCATCTCAAACCGATAAGGCGATAACACATATGGCACTAACTTTAACATTCAAATACAAAACCTAAAAGACCAACAGCACCAGCCACATTTTGAGAGTTTGCTTCCtcatctcaaaacaacaaaGACTTTGATTGCTAGCAAAACCACATACCAATTCTCAACCGACCGGTTCAATGAATGATTGATAGTCCTTTTGGTTCTTCTCAAGATTGAAACCTATCTTATAACAAAGCTCAAATTTATCAATTTCCTGCCTTATATTCAAAGCAATGAGGAAAAATTATCACAGTTGAGAAATTATCAATTCCTATACAAGTGACACTTAGTTCTAATTAGTTCAATGTTAAGCAAaactctaaaaccctaaaccccaaaaATAGTGCAAAATTTAGCACCACAAGagtaaatttcatttttttttttttcaaatagaaaaacaaaaatttgtaaAGAAATCCAGGGCTCTGCTCAGATTATTTTCAAATGCTAAAGTTCAAATTCCATGGCATAAGAACCCTAACATCAAAATCAGAGACTATGAATGAAAACATACATACTAAATTAGATTGCGATCATTTCATCTTGGCCTCAGTGAAAAGAACATGCTTATTGACACGAGGATCATACTTGCGGAACTCCAGCTTCTCCGTGATCTTTCTAGGGTTCTTCCGCTTCACATAGAAGAAGCCCGTCCCCGCCGCCGACACCAGCCGAATGAATATCGATCCTCCCTTCGCCTTTCCCATCACCAACGCCTCCAAGAAACCCAGACGAAATCAATGGCCGCTGACCCAAACTCTCCGATCACCAAATCTCCATTAGAGAAGCTCGCTAGGGTTTCTCTgtttctctctctatctctctctctcgcgaAATGAATAGGAAGGGTTACGGGTCGGATGACAAGTGAATCCGAATCCGATTTCATGATCTGATCCCGAGGTAAAAGATTTACGGATGGATGATGTCTTCCTACCAATCACAAGACGACAAGGAAATGAACGGGTTTCGGATTGGATTACCTACTAGATCCGAATCCGATATTCGATGTGCCCGATCGAAGGCTCCACGTAAGCAGAAACGCATCTCGAGGCAACAAGTTACGGATGGATGCAATTCCATGCTGGCAATCCGAGGGAAGCACTTCTCATCAATCAGAAGACGAGAAGCAAAATAAACGGGTTTCGGATTGGATTTCCTACTAGATCCGAATCCGATATTCGATGTGCCTTATCCGAAGGCTCGACGTCAGCAAAAACGCATCTCGAGGGGAAAATTTACGGATGGATGAAACCCATGCTGGCAATCCGAGATGACTTATTCCAACCAATCAGAAGACGATAAGCAAAATAAACgggttttgtattttattaggAGCCAGATCCGATTGTGATCCGAACCCGAAAATTCCCATCACTGAGTGTTCTCATCCCGAGGCACTAGTATGCTCCACAAGGATCCACGTCATCAATCCTCAAGATTACAATCGAACCAATCAGAACAAAGGAGTAACACTATATAAATACCAAACCCTCTCTGAGGTTTTCCACAGAGAACAACGGACGAAAACCAGCGGCGAACTAGTTCGATCAAtctctagggttagggtttcgttTCTCCGGCGAAGATGAGTTCCGGTGCGGCGTCAACGAAGGGTGGGAGAGGGAAGCCGAAGGCTACCAAGTCTGTGTCACGATCGTCCAAGGCTGGGTTGCAGTTCCCCGTCGGTCGTATTGCTCGGTTCCTCAAGGCCGGGAAGTATGCTGAGCGTGTCGGTGCTGGCGCTCCCGTCTATCTCTCTGCCGTGCTTGAGTACCTTGCGGCTGAGGTTTGGATTTTGCCCCTGTTTGGCTcttgatttctagggtttgcttTTCTGTTTGcttattttgatttcattgttttggttttaGGTTTTGGAGCTTGCTGGAAACGCGGCGAGGGACAATAAGAAGAATAGGATTGTGCCGAGGCATATACAGTTGGCGGTGAGGAATGATGAGGAGTTGAGCAAACTTTTGGGGTCCGTGACGATTGCGAACGGTGGAGTTTTGCCCAACATTAATCAGCAATTGTTGCCGAAGAAGATGGGCAAGGGGAAGGGCGAGGTTGGTTCGGCGTCACAGGAGttttagaattagggttttttggGTCGTCTATGTTTCTGTGATGACTGTAATAGGGTAGTAGTTTCGTTTTTGTGGAATTTTTGTTTACTATAATATAAGATGAAAATATTgatgttttcttcatttttgtgGATTGCTTGCCTTTAAATCTTGttcttttttgtgtgtgtgtgtgtgtgtttcatCAGGATGAAGTGCATTGAATTAACAAAAAAAGGAggcctttttttaaaaaaatataatctatCTCGATCGCGTGATTTAATCTTTAATTGGAAGTGTGTTTGTCTAGATGATCTTGTCTTTTGATGTGGTGAAATTCTTGTGCTCTTTGGTGCActgattttgaaatttttgtctTGATGGTCTTTTCTTTGCTGTTGtgtatttcttgttttctttggtGCAgtgattttggaatttttgtcTTGATAGTCTTTTCTTTGCTGTTGTGTATTTCTTGTTGTCTTTGTTGCagtgattttgaaatttttgttattaaggCCTGTTCGATCTGCTTGAGATGAGGGTGCTCTCTTTGAAGGGGATAAGATGTGCAAAGATTAAAAGATTTGTTCTTTAAGGTTTCTGTTTATGAATCTCTTTTGGATGATAGTTTGTATCTGATCTGTTTTTATCTTGTTCTGTGCTAATGTGTTAAGATGAaaatattgattgaaagattggttgttcttgttgctgttttgtttgtttcaatgaagtgtttttttttctttgttgcagTGTTTTTGGCGCTCTGGTTGTTATGTAATCTTGAttacctttcttatttttttattattctctttcAATATGGCTTTATTGTGAACAGGGAAGAAAAGTGCTCTGTCTGAGGGAGACATACATTTTGTCTTGATTATTTTGTATTGTAGATGATGATCTTGGGAGCTTATCTTGCTGAATTGCTAGCATGTTTTCATCACAATCTTCAGTTTCTGCAACAAAACAGGTCTGTAAGTAAACCATTACTGTTTTAGctataatgtttgttttctgTCCATCCTTTGTTGCCTCCTTTGATGTTATTTTTTGCTTGTGATTTATTGTGTACTAATGATTTCTTGCATGCTATGCGCTTATAGTTAGTGTTCCTTCTTTGAACGTGACTTCCTTTTCTCCCTTTAGTAATTAATCACCTATGGATCCTTATGATTTTTGGTTTTGTCATTGGTTATTGGTATTGTGGTCTTTGGCATTAATATTTGATGTTGTTGGTTTCTTGGTTATGAGTATAACAGTTTGATTTCTGCGTGGCCAGCATGCTGCATCAATTTGTATCAACATTGTAGTGGTGATTGCATTGATTTGGCATTACCCTGATGCTCTAGGTATGATTGTTTTGGCAAAATCAATTAGAACATTTGCTAATTGTTGATTGGCAACTTTTCCATTAATCTGCAACCATTGTTTATGCTGAgtgatgaaataaattttatagttaTCTATTTAGAATTTCTGTGAGCTTTAAACACAACCCCAAATAATTAGTATTAACtgctgcttcttgttgttgctgctgcaaGGTTTAAACACATTTTGTTTTTCCTAGCAATGGTTGTGCTAATTGTTGATTGGCAACTTCTTCATTAGTCAGCAACCATTGTTTATGCTTAGTGACgaaataaattttatagttttgtgTAGGATTTCTGTGAGCTTTAAACATGAGTCTAAATAGTTGGGACtagttgttattgttgttgttgtttaaacACATTTTGCTTTTCCTAGCAATGGTGGTGAATAATCTTGATAGTGTGCAACTTAGGACTAGTTTTCCACGTTTTTCAGGTGGGTTTCTTGAATTGAGTTGTAGATAAGATTGTGGCATTGTTTGAATCTTTTCTGATTTGAGAGCAATAAAATGATGGAATCTCAATATTCAAAAGAAATTATTCTATCCTGTCATGTGTAACTTAAGAAACACACACTGTGTTTTGTTTGCAAGGGTGGTGAATGACCCAGGCCACATGTTCAAAGTAGGAAATAGTTGTCTTATGTGAGGGAAgccaaaattgtaaataattttttgctCTCCCCtaaatattattagttattctttttatttttgtctttccATTGGGtgttgtacatatatatatatatatatatatatatatctgtatctCACTAAGGCCTTGCTTGGGAGGGGGTTAATGAGGGTATTGTAAGGTAGGGTTATAGTCCATCCCTTGTTTGGATCAAGGGTTATCTAGAGGGTAAGGTTTTAGGAggttaaatggagggttgagaaacctCCATTTATCCCattttctcaaccctccaaattggggggTTGAGGAGGTTTTGATTTTCATCTTGACCAAAATACTCTCAACCTTTCCAAATAATTACatgtatgtattattattagtattaatattagtatatttgtactcgttttattattattattattattattattattattatattagtattcatatttgtatattagtattagtatattagtatattattattagtattagtattagtagtaTTTCTATTAGTATATtgatatatttgtattattattaattattattattattattactattagtatttatatttgtatattattattagtattattagtattagtattagtatattaatatatttgtactattattactattattattgagtattagtatattagtatattagtgttAACATATTAGTAcgggtattattattattattattagtagtagttgTATATTAgttttagtatattagtattcttgttcatattagtatttgtatattagtattagtatattagtatattattagtattagtattctTGTTCATATTAGTAtttgtatattagtattagtatattagtatattattagtattagtattattagtatttctattagtatattaatatatttgtactattattattattattattatgagtattagtatattagtatattagtgttAACATATTAGTACGggtgttattattaatattattagtatattagtattattattattattattactattagtatattagttttagtatattagtatttgtgttcatattagtattagtatattagtattcatattaatattagtattaatattagtattattgttgttattatgtcTTGTGTCTTTTGTGtattaatagataaatataatgagttgatagttttacataattatatgtCATATGTGTCTTTTTTcttataagggtattttagtaatattaccaTAAAACCTTACCCTCtattaccttcaatccaaacattacAAGGTTTGGTAACCTTCATTTACCTTACCTTTGTCCCAAACAAGGTATAACTTAAAAACTCCATTTCCCTTACTTTACCTTACCTTACCTTCCATTATGAACCCCTCCTTCACCTCTCCCAAGCAAAGCCTAAGTTATACTCTGGTTTCAGAGTTTTATTGCTTAATTGTTCAAATCCAGATTAAGCAATTAGTGATGTTAATGATTGATGACATGCTTTATACTAGCTTGGAAGCTTGTATGCTACCTATGAACATGTGTATTGCTGTGTCTTACATGTTAATtatgtttaaaacattttttcttAAAGGTATTTTGATCACTAGTCTTTGTTATGCAGCATTGTCCGTCATGTTTCTTAGTGCTGGAGAACTTATTACAAAGGTTAGAACTTGTCtgattttgtatttatattgttattacAAAGGCTATAAGTGTGCTTCAGATTTGTTAACTATACCTGAATATTCATTTTAGTCactgaaaaaaatggaaactaTTCATTTTGGTTTGCTAATTAATATCATGTTTGAGCTCCTGTTTTTGGATTTAGTTTTAAGGGATTTAGGCTTTTAAAAATTAGGTTTGAGAAGATGTCATTAGTCGGATTAAGGAAGGTGGGGTAAATTGGTGTAATTAAAAGCGTTAGACACTTTTAAGGTGCTAGGATTTTTTATTGCCTAAGGCCAGAGGCgtgatgaaggtgatgaaggtGCGCATTTGAGCGAAGTGAAACGTTAGCTAATAagcaacttatatatatatgtatatatattgaataattaAAGCAAA
It includes:
- the LOC120262879 gene encoding LOW QUALITY PROTEIN: uncharacterized protein LOC120262879 (The sequence of the model RefSeq protein was modified relative to this genomic sequence to represent the inferred CDS: deleted 1 base in 1 codon), giving the protein MESTGEGGGGGGALGFTEIETTAEALGRDEIAHIVKEILGFVLYMHRQIPSVLQNLEKEFDALKEEHKEEEEEMVVGSEELRGAWRRKQNWRKREVKRGIKRLGKLMNSVSSLISGFREAIDRVPEIQSVALVLGGSVLRPRCVYELEVSSVGFDSCGPRDSSKTKLAQALSRKAIRALISNGAGSSSYLGPTKLYLMVKCSSTFNLPMHFLPKRDFKYPKKVVPFKLHIKCKTSSIDCDQNEIIWFQCKHAIKGIPCNVPPEG
- the LOC120262948 gene encoding histone H2AX-like — its product is MSSGAASTKGGRGKPKATKSVSRSSKAGLQFPVGRIARFLKAGKYAERVGAGAPVYLSAVLEYLAAEVLELAGNAARDNKKNRIVPRHIQLAVRNDEELSKLLGSVTIANGGVLPNINQQLLPKKMGKGKGEVGSASQEF
- the LOC120262880 gene encoding 50S ribosomal protein L33-like, encoding MGKAKGGSIFIRLVSAAGTGFFYVKRKNPRKITEKLEFRKYDPRVNKHVLFTEAKMK